One Burkholderia sp. 9120 DNA window includes the following coding sequences:
- a CDS encoding RidA family protein — translation MAVIRHHVGKRLSEIAVHNGTVYLAGQIAEDADQDITGQTREVLGHIDRLLGEANSDKSQLLSVQIYISDMVHFAGMNAVWDEWVAQGDTPPRATVEARLANPKCLVEIVVVAAQRD, via the coding sequence ATGGCAGTCATTCGTCATCACGTCGGCAAGCGCCTCTCCGAAATCGCCGTGCATAACGGCACGGTGTACCTCGCAGGCCAGATCGCCGAAGACGCGGATCAGGACATCACGGGTCAGACGCGCGAAGTGCTCGGCCATATAGACCGTCTGCTGGGCGAGGCGAACAGCGACAAGTCGCAGTTGCTGTCGGTGCAGATCTATATCTCGGACATGGTGCACTTCGCCGGCATGAACGCCGTGTGGGACGAGTGGGTTGCACAAGGCGACACGCCGCCGCGCGCCACCGTCGAAGCCAGGCTCGCGAACCCGAAGTGCCTCGTCGAAATCGTCGTGGTCGCAGCG